Genomic window (Nitrososphaerota archaeon):
TGCCGGCGTGCCTCCAAGTTGGGCTTGACGTCAGGTGAGTGACACCTTGAAATGCTTTGGTGGTGAACTCGAAATTTTCTGGGACAGTTTCTCGCCAGCGCATGGCTGTATCCATCTTCGGAAGCCTGTAGAAAGGTGTTTGAAGATCGATGACGTTGAAGAGTTTCGCGTATTTTTCAAGGCTTAGACCAGCTTGGCCGCAGCATCCTACCTTGATGTCCATCGTGAAGCAATTAGTGAATGAAAGATGTAGCGTTTAAAGATACCAATTACTTGCTGACTTATAATCTGATTAACCGGTATTATGGTAAAACGCTAATGATTTCTCGCTTGTTGGAAAGATTTTTAAGCTTAGTTGCGTTGCTAGGCAGAATATGAGCGGCGCGCTGGACGAGCAGGTTAGGGCAATTATGTCCGCCCTTTCTAACGAAGATGCGCTTCTCCTCTTCAACTTGGCTGAGGAGGGAATAGAGTCTTACGAATCTATCTTCAAGACTCACGGATTATCGAAGAAACGCTACTATCAGCGACTACATGAATTGGTGACACTTGGCCTTGTCTACAAAGATGAGACCAAGTATAGACATACGATGCTGGGTTCGATGATATTTGAGAATCAGGTGAAGGGGCTCAGGCAGATGCTCCTGAACCGCGGAAGCATCAGGATTCTTCATGAGCTGCGAAACCGGTTAGAGGACGATGAGAATGCGCGAAACTCTGTAAATACGATTTCGCAGGAGGTTTTGAAGAATCTTGAGTCTTCTCTAGGGGTGTCAGGTCTTAAACCTATTCGACTGCATCGAAGCTGGGACGATTTGGTCGAAGCCCTGAAGAGCAGGATGGAGAAGATGCGCAGCGAGATGTTTATAGCTAGCAGATATGTGGATTTCAGAACAGCAGAGTCCGCTATTGACGCGGCCTCAAGAAACTGCAAGCTCCGCATCATACATAGCAATAGAGGAGCTCTTTCGGAAAGGCTGCAGATCTTCGGTAACTTGATAGCTAACCCTCAATCACTACTGACCTATCGTCGCCTCACGAAGAGCCCGAATGTCACGATGAGGAAGTCGTATGTTCCCTACAGCTTCCTAGTCATTGACAATGTTTCCGTCGGTATCGAGATCGTGAATCCCTCGGATCCTTCCTTATTCTTCCTAGGCATCTGGTTCGAAAGCCCCGTTCTAGCTCAGAGTATGAGGCAGTACTTTGAAGCACTTTGGACTATCGGTGAGATGGATGATATGACCGTCATGTTTGAGAAGCCCGTGGAAGATATTCTGAGAGAAGTCGAAGAGACTAGGCATGCGAAGGGTCCGGGCTTGGCTGCTGATCGTTCGGTCTGAAGCTCGGACGATTATCTTCGCATGGTCTCTAACCGTATCAGTGATAGTAGCTTCTGAGTTCAGGGTTGGGCTCCTGCGTTTAGTTACCGTATCATTAGGGTACCTTCTTCTCAGCCTCTCTATCTACATCTTCAGCGCAATGATGGATGTTAACGAGGACAGGATAAACTCACCTAGTCGACCTTTGGCTTCAGGTGCGGCGAGTCACGAAGACGCAGCGATACTTGTGTGTCTAATGGGCGCTACCGCGCTCTTTACAGCATTCTCTATCAGCTTAGCTACGGTCGCGTTCTTCATAATTGCCTTTCTGCTAGGCATCTCCTACTCAACTCCGCCGATCAGAGCTAAGGAGCATTTCCCACACAAGGTTGTTGTCCCGGTGACCGGCGCAATAATCTGTAGTCTAACCGGTGGAGTCATCATTGGACAGATAAGCGCAGCGGTAGTTCTGGCGTCAATTGCATTCGCCATCTTCTCGCTGGTGACTTTATTCCTTGGAGACGTAGCTGATCTAAAGGGTGATCTATCCGCGGGAGTGCGTTCGCTATCGATTCTAATCGGGTCGGAGAACACGGTTAAAATCACGTTGACGCTACCGCTCTTAATAGACGCGTTAGGCTTATTGTTCTATCAAGCAGCCAACCTCAACATGCTTTTCCCTTTAATGCTCACTGCAGCATCCGGCTACAGCAGCCTAACGATAACTAAGCTGATTGGGAAATCTGAGGATGTCAAGCGCTGCCGCGCGGTGAAGTCGAAGATGAGAGTTATGCACCTGGTTATGCAGCTCTCGTTCATCATAGGCGTCGTCCGTTTACCGTGAAACCCTGCAATACATCTTGACGGTTCAAGTGAGATTAACTGGTTCAGGAGGCTACCGGTTAATTGTCCTCTTCTTCAACTGTGGCTTTTGTTGTAGATTCTGGTTTAGCGTAGTCATCGTCTTCCTGTTTTTTGCGCCCGCCGCGTTTGAAGAGGAGGATGCCCAGTAGGACGGATATACCGGTCTGTCCTAGGTAGTAGAAGTAGTATTGGTTGTAGTAGCTGTCTGGAACATAGAGCATGCTGATACCGGTCAGTACGCCGTATACGAACAGTGAAGCACCAACTATCTTGAGTATGCGACCCATCATACGGCCGGATAAAACGGAGTCTAATATGCTATAGTATCCAGCCTTGGCAGCCGGTCTTGTTTTTCGTGTCTTGGTACTCGTGGGCAGGTTTGCTCCGGTTTAGCTAACTTATTTAAGAACCGGTTTCAGAGTCGCCGCTATGCCTATTGCCGCTGATGACACCACCAAGAAGCTTAACCCGCCTAGTTTCGTTGAGGTTGCTAGCTTAAAGGATCTTGCTAGGCTTGCCTGTGCGTTGGAGCGGGTGGCTCTACCGATCTTCGGCTTCAAGGTGAACGACCAGGTTCTCCTAGCTATTCAGCTTGATCTTTTCATGGGGACGCCGGTTCTCTACTTTGCTCGAAGTGAGAATGTGGGAAGTTTTCTAGGCTACCGGAATCTGGGAGAAAAAGAAATTGCTGAGCTCAGCAGCTCGACCCGCGATCCGGCTAACGTTTATGCACCGATAATTTCGATTCAGAAGATCCCAGATATCTTCGCTGAGGGGTTTGAAGCAGTAACGGAGAAGAAGGAGAAAGGTGAGGATAAGCGTGAGCATTACCTGTCGATGCAGGTTGAAGATTTAGATAGTCTCTGCAAGGTTGCGCTTTACAAGATTGTTTTCGAGGAGTCACCTCTGCCGCTCTTCACCTTTAAGGGGAAGAAGGGTGGACAGTGGATCCTAGGCGCCTTCGCAAGGCTTGATGACTCGGATGAGACCGCGGTCTTCTTTTACACCGAGCTTACTGCTCGGCCGGGCCACCGGTTTGTGAGGTACTCCAGCGTGAACCCTGAGAAGACAGGTTTGACTGACAGGATTGATGAGCATGGATACGTCTACGGGAAGATCTGTGAGTTGAAAGAGACGCATCCGATGGTTGATCTGTAGATGAGCGCAGCGAACAGTTTTGTTGAAAGGATGCGTGATAGCGCTGAGCGGCAGTCAAGCTGCATAGTCCTAGCTCTTGATTACACTGACGATGAGCCGAAGAGGCTTCAGGAGAAGGCGTTGAACGTAATCAAAGAGACAGGCAGCAGCCTAGCTGCGGTCAAATTCAACTTTCACCTTCTTCTCCCACTCGGATTCGAAGAGGTAAAGCGAATAGTCGAAGCGGCTCATCAGAAAGGGTTGCAGGCGATTGCCGACATCAAGTTGAACGATATTGCTTCAACTAATTTGGCTGTGGGGAAGTTTCTTTGGAGGGCTGGGTTCGACGCAGTTATCGCTAACCCCGTAGTTGGTTTCGAGGAGGCTTTGGAGCCTGTTATGGAGCAGGCTCACGGTGCAGGAAAAGGCGTGATCTTTCTTGTCTACATGAGTCATAAAGGCGCGGAGGAGGGGTATAATTTGACTGTGCTAGACGAGGCTCGTAATCAGGTTAAGATGCATAGCCTGCTGCTTGAACGAGCTCTGGAGTGGGGTGCTGATGGTGTAGTGGTTGGAGCCACTAAGCCTCAGGCGATTTCAGAGGTCGCTGCACGGGTTAAAGGTAAGATCCCGATTTTCAGCCCCGGTGTGGGGATTCAGGGAGGTTCACCTGTTGGGGCGGTTCGGGCTGGCACTGACTACCTGATCGTTGGACGCGCAATCCTGTTGGCTGATAATCCGGCTGCAGCTACTGAGCGGATTCGCCGAGACGCTTGGACTCTTCGCCGAGGAATTTAGCTGCTTCACGCAGGATTGTCTTGGAGTTGCGGTATGTGACTCGATCCACTGCTTTTTCGAAGTCGAGCCAAGCATAGTTCTGATGCTCAGCTGATATTTTTACGGTGCGGGTTGTTGTCTTGGCTAACAGGTAGATTACCTGTTTGTGGACAAGTTCGCCGCTTCGCCGATAGTAATATTCGATTTCGCGTTTGAAGCCTGGGATAATATCGATGTTTTTTATAGCGGTCTCCTCCTCTACCTCTCTCCTAACTGTGTCAATAGGCTCCTCGCCCTTCTCTATGTTGCCCTTCGGAAAATCCCAGTGACCAGCAGGGTAGTGGAGAACTAAGAATTTGATGTCCGCCCCGTCGTCAATGAAAAGAACCGCGCCAGCCGATCTTTCCTCGAACATCTCCTGTCTCTAGCCTGATGCGCATTACATTAATGCAGTTCTTTTTAATTGTATTGCCTCAAATCAGTCGGCAACCGGTGTTTTCGGCGGTTCGGATAGACTTCGTTAAAGATTGGGACGAGTTTGGTGATCTGAGCTACGGTTTTACAGACAGGATTGCTTTGCCCATTTCAGCGCCGCATGCGGCTACGTACGCGAATCGCTCCGTTCCTCTAAGATCCACTTTATCCAGATCTGTGTTTAGACATTTGAACCAAGCGCCAGCTTCCTGAACCATGAACAGCGAGCCTATGCAGTCAAAGGATCTCAGATTCGGTTCAATCTGAACAAATGCGTCTGATCTACCGATAGCGACGTAGACTGTCTCTAGGGCGGCTGAGCCGAGGAAGCGAGGATACTTCACATCCTTAAGCAGCGCGCGAAGCCAGCGTTCAGCCTCGTTAGATGTTTTTGATCGCAGATTCAAGTTGATGTATGCCTTGTCGAACGGCTTCGCTGATGTGGGAGCTGCAGCTGGTTGACCGTTCACAGTCACCTTTCCGCCGCCGGCTGAAACTATTCTTTCTTTGTGAATTAGGTCGAAGACGCCGGCTGCCGCTACGTCTCCGAACCGGTGACCCTCGATAATGGCTATTGCTGAGGAATAGAATGGGACTCCGCGAGAAGCATTAGTGCTTCCGTCTATAGGATCGATTAGAACTAGTGGTTGACCGTTTTGATCTCCTATTTTTCCAGCCTCTTCACTTACAATCAGCGAGCCGGGAAGTCTCTGCCGGATTACTCTAATTATCGCCTCTTCAGCCACCTTATCTATGCGATAGGTTGTATCGCCGAATGCGCCTACTGTTAGTGGTGTAGCAGCTTCTTTGATTGAACCTATTTTTCTGATGGCCTGTTCTGCTGCATCAAAGGTTTCCTCTAGGAGTTGGAGATATGTCACGGCATCAGGCTCTTGGGGACTGCGCCTAATTAAGAGCGCTTTCTGGTTGTTGTCGCAGGATATTCTGGAGCGTTGCTTCCGCGGCAAAACTAACAGACGTAAATGCATGTTCGCCAAGACCCCTTAAACCAGTCTTCAGTTAGCCGCTGAACAGGCCTACGAGTTCGGTCTCTGCAACTGAGGCTGTCTTTTTTATATAGCCCGTAGTGACTGGGTTCTGCGGAACTGCTTATGGGGAGAATCAAGGTCGCAATAGTCGGTGTCGGAAACTGCGCCTCAGCGCTCGTACAGGGTGTTCATTACTATAAGGGGAAGAAGGGTGCGGACGACGCGATCGGTCTTGCAGCGTATAATCTAGGTGGGTTTGAGCCCAGCGACATCGAGTTTGTAGCCGCCTTTGATGTGCATAAGGAGAAGGTGGGGAAAGATCTTTCAGAGGCGATTTACAAACCGCCTAACAACACAGTGAGAATCACTGATGTGCCGAAGCTCGGGGTGAAGGTTCAGAAGGGACCTACCCTAGACGGCATCGGAAAGTATCTTACCGGTGTTGTTAATCCGGATAGCAGTAAACCGGTTGATGTGGCTAAGGCCATAAAAGACTCAGGCGCAGAGGTTGTTGCGAGCTATCTTCCTGTAGGAAGCAAAACGGCAACCGAGTTTTACGCGGAGCAGGCTTTGAAGGCCAAGGTTGCCTTCATCAACGCGATGCCCGTTTTCATCGCATCCAACCCTAAGTGGCAGAAACGGTTCATTGAAGCCGATCTACCGTGCGCTGGCGACGATGTGATGAGCCAGCTCGGCGCAACTGTTCTGCACAAGACATTGGTGAAGCTCTGCACCGACAGGGGAGTCAAGGTTGACGAGACCTATCAGCTGAATATTGGTGGAGACACCGATTTCCTGAACATGCAGGAGGAGACGCGTCTCGCCGATAAGCGGGAAAGCAAGACCAGCGCGGTGCGAGCTATGACAACTTACGCGGTGCCAACTCGCATTGGGCCAAGCGACTTTGTTCGTTTTCTCGACAACGACAAGATCTGCTACATTTACCTGAAGGGACGATACTTCGGTGACACACCCGTACAGATCGATGTTAAGCTGCACGTCGTAGACGCCTACAACAGCGCGGGAGTCATGATAGACGCGGTTCGCTGCTCCAAGATCGCGCTTGAACGTGGCATATCAGGGCCACTTGAAAGCATCTCAGCCTACTGCTTCAAACATCCACCGATACAGATGCCGTACAACGAAGCGAAGCAGGCGCTCCTCGACTTCGTCGCAGGTAAACGCGAACGATAGACAGATAAAAAAAGGCTGGTAGCAACCTCTGTTGTTTCCGGCTGAACCGCTCTTTCTTCTTATCACCGCATAATGCTTATGTGCATCATCCGCTTCACTCTCTTAACATGGTCTTGTTGAATTATGGATGTTTTTGAGACCATAAAGACGAGACGAAGTATCGGCAAGGTGAAGGATGAGGCTCCGCCTAAGGCTTTGATAGAGAAGATTCTTGAGGCGGGTACCTGGGCACCTAGTCATCACCGTACGGAGCCGTGGAAATTCATTGTTCTCTCCGGCAATGCGCGGAAAAGGCTTGGAGAGGTCATGGCTGAAGCGTTACGAGATACTTTGCAAGATCCTGACAGTCAGGAGGCTAAGGCTAAGCTTGATTCGGAGCGAGGCAAGCCGCTTAGAGCACCTGTGATAATTGCGTTGTTGGTAAGCCCTCAAGACAAGCCGGGGGTGAAGGCTGTTGAGGAATATTCATCAGTTGCTATGGCTGCGCAGAACATGATGCTGGAGGCGCAGTCCCTAGGGCTTGCTACGCTTCTCAGGACGGGTGATGCCACCTATCAGAAGAAGGTCAACCAGTTCTTCAAGTTAAAGGATCCGGAGTATCTCTTCGGATTCATTTACCTAGGTTACTCAGCGATGCCTGCTCCACCAGCCTCCTCACGTGTTTCGTTCAAAGAAAAGACGGTTTGGCTGGAATAGATAACTGAATGAACGCGGTTAGGCCGCCATCTCAGTTCACGTTGGTATTGGCTTGTAGGGTTCTGCTTCCTTCCACAGGAAGGTGAAGTAGCTTTTCGCGAACTTCGCTAGTCCTGAATGTTCAGAGCAGATGGCTAAGGCGGATGATATCTGTTGTTCAGGTGGTTGTTGCTGTTGATCTTCGTCGCCTAGTAGAAGTACTACTTCCTTTGCGTCACTGATCACTCCTCCGCCGAACATGTTGTCTCTGACGCGGAGTTCAGTGAGTTTGGCGAGGCGGTTCAGGACGTTCGGTGAAACATCTTTTGTGGTGAGAATAGTGACCTTGACACCTTGGTTTTTCAATGTGAGTAGTGTAGGGGTGAGGAGATCTACGACTTCGTCCAGTATTGATGGTACTGCGATTAGGAGTTCGTTTTCGCAGCCGGAGAGGGTTTGCCGAATGCGGGCTAGGATGTTGAATTCGCCGTGTACTATCCAAATGTTTGGGCGTTCACGGGTTTCTTTCTGTTCATAGAGGGGTTGCAGCTCTTCCACTACTTGTGTTTCGTGGCGTTTCAGGTCGCTTTCGACCTTTGTCTTCATTGTTTCTACGGCCATCGAGGGTGATTTCGGGTAGTATTTTGAGGGGCGGTCGTGATCTACTTCGACCCAGCCTTTCTTTTCAAGGCTTCCCATCACTTCGTAGATTTTTGAGTAGGGTACCTCTGCTTCGCGGCTGACTTGGTTTGCCTGCATCGGGCCTCGGGCTAGTAGTGCGACGTAGGACTTGATTTCGTATTGCGTCAGGCCCAGATCCTTCAGGGATCGCCATGTTTTCTCGCTTATAGTCAATGTTGGTTCACCTACTATTCACCTGTTTATTCTTCTGAAAATGTTAAAAACTGACTGTCCAGCACCTTATTACAACTATCAGTGGTAATAAGTTTTGACCCAAGTTCAATACACAAATGGCTCAGAGGCACTGATCAGAAAAACTGAGAGTATTTGCCCAGAGTGTAACAGTGTTATCCCCGCCAAGATATTCGAGCGGGACCAAAAGGTTTGGATTCGGAAGGTCTGCGCCAAGCATGGCGAGGTTGAAGACCTCTACTTCGGATCCTACGAGACTTACATAAAGTTCAGCAAGTACGCTGAGGACGGCCTCGGGGTCGAGAATCCCTTTGTGAAGAAGGAGAAGATTGTCTGTCCCAAGGACTGTGGCCTCTGCAACGATCATCTAAGCCATTCAGCTCTAGCAAACCTCGTGGTGACAAACCGTTGTGATCTAACCTGCTGGTACTGCTTCTTCTACGCGAAGAAGGGTGTTGACGGCTCCTATGTGTATGAGCCTACGCTTGACGAGATCCGTGATATGGCGAGGAATCTGCGGGCTGAGAGACCAGTGCCGGGAAACGCGGTTCAGATTACCGGTGGAGAGCCTGCGCTCCGCGAAGATCTTGTTGACATCATCAAGATTTTGAAGGCGGAGAAGATTGATCACGTTCAGCTTAACACGAATGGGATAAGGTTGGCGACAGAGCCTGAGTTCGCCAAGAGAGTAAGGAGGGCGGGTGTCAGCACGGTCTACATGAGTTTTGACGGAGTAACCTCGAAGACTAATCCTAAGAATCACTGGGAGGCGCCTTACGCGGTTGATAACTGCAGAGCCGCGGGGCTTGGGATTGTGCTGGTGCCGACGGTTATGAGGACGGTGAACGATCATGAGTTGGGTTCGATTATTCGATATGCGCAGCGGAACATAGATGTGATACGTTCAGTTAACTTCCAGCCGGTTTCGCTTGTCGGGCGTACGCCTAAGAAGGAGCGGATGAAACTTCGTATCACGATACCTGATTGTATGCAGCGGGTCGAGGAGCAGACTGAAGGCGAGATTCCCGTCTCCTCATGGTTCCCTATCCCTGCCTGCACACCCGTCTCACACTTCGTGGAGGCGTTGACCAAGAAAACTGAGTACCAATTGACGACCCACTTCGCCTGCGGCGCCGGCACTTACGTCTTCAAGGATGGTGATAGGCTTGTTCCAATCAGCACTTTCGTGGATATCGATGGGCTGATGGAGTATCTGCGTGAAAAGGCTGCGGATCTGAAAAAGGGCAGTAGCAAGGTGTTGGTTGGGGCGAAGGTTCTAGCGCGGCTCGGGAGTTTCGTCGATCTTAAGAAGCAGCCTGAGGGTCTCAGTATTCC
Coding sequences:
- a CDS encoding UbiA family prenyltransferase; its protein translation is MRRVRAWLLIVRSEARTIIFAWSLTVSVIVASEFRVGLLRLVTVSLGYLLLSLSIYIFSAMMDVNEDRINSPSRPLASGAASHEDAAILVCLMGATALFTAFSISLATVAFFIIAFLLGISYSTPPIRAKEHFPHKVVVPVTGAIICSLTGGVIIGQISAAVVLASIAFAIFSLVTLFLGDVADLKGDLSAGVRSLSILIGSENTVKITLTLPLLIDALGLLFYQAANLNMLFPLMLTAASGYSSLTITKLIGKSEDVKRCRAVKSKMRVMHLVMQLSFIIGVVRLP
- a CDS encoding orotidine 5'-phosphate decarboxylase, with the protein product MSAANSFVERMRDSAERQSSCIVLALDYTDDEPKRLQEKALNVIKETGSSLAAVKFNFHLLLPLGFEEVKRIVEAAHQKGLQAIADIKLNDIASTNLAVGKFLWRAGFDAVIANPVVGFEEALEPVMEQAHGAGKGVIFLVYMSHKGAEEGYNLTVLDEARNQVKMHSLLLERALEWGADGVVVGATKPQAISEVAARVKGKIPIFSPGVGIQGGSPVGAVRAGTDYLIVGRAILLADNPAAATERIRRDAWTLRRGI
- a CDS encoding NUDIX domain-containing protein, which translates into the protein MFEERSAGAVLFIDDGADIKFLVLHYPAGHWDFPKGNIEKGEEPIDTVRREVEEETAIKNIDIIPGFKREIEYYYRRSGELVHKQVIYLLAKTTTRTVKISAEHQNYAWLDFEKAVDRVTYRNSKTILREAAKFLGEESKRLGESAQ
- a CDS encoding inositol-3-phosphate synthase — translated: MGRIKVAIVGVGNCASALVQGVHYYKGKKGADDAIGLAAYNLGGFEPSDIEFVAAFDVHKEKVGKDLSEAIYKPPNNTVRITDVPKLGVKVQKGPTLDGIGKYLTGVVNPDSSKPVDVAKAIKDSGAEVVASYLPVGSKTATEFYAEQALKAKVAFINAMPVFIASNPKWQKRFIEADLPCAGDDVMSQLGATVLHKTLVKLCTDRGVKVDETYQLNIGGDTDFLNMQEETRLADKRESKTSAVRAMTTYAVPTRIGPSDFVRFLDNDKICYIYLKGRYFGDTPVQIDVKLHVVDAYNSAGVMIDAVRCSKIALERGISGPLESISAYCFKHPPIQMPYNEAKQALLDFVAGKRER
- a CDS encoding nitroreductase; this encodes MDVFETIKTRRSIGKVKDEAPPKALIEKILEAGTWAPSHHRTEPWKFIVLSGNARKRLGEVMAEALRDTLQDPDSQEAKAKLDSERGKPLRAPVIIALLVSPQDKPGVKAVEEYSSVAMAAQNMMLEAQSLGLATLLRTGDATYQKKVNQFFKLKDPEYLFGFIYLGYSAMPAPPASSRVSFKEKTVWLE
- a CDS encoding TrmB family transcriptional regulator, translating into MTISEKTWRSLKDLGLTQYEIKSYVALLARGPMQANQVSREAEVPYSKIYEVMGSLEKKGWVEVDHDRPSKYYPKSPSMAVETMKTKVESDLKRHETQVVEELQPLYEQKETRERPNIWIVHGEFNILARIRQTLSGCENELLIAVPSILDEVVDLLTPTLLTLKNQGVKVTILTTKDVSPNVLNRLAKLTELRVRDNMFGGGVISDAKEVVLLLGDEDQQQQPPEQQISSALAICSEHSGLAKFAKSYFTFLWKEAEPYKPIPT
- a CDS encoding radical SAM protein is translated as MTQVQYTNGSEALIRKTESICPECNSVIPAKIFERDQKVWIRKVCAKHGEVEDLYFGSYETYIKFSKYAEDGLGVENPFVKKEKIVCPKDCGLCNDHLSHSALANLVVTNRCDLTCWYCFFYAKKGVDGSYVYEPTLDEIRDMARNLRAERPVPGNAVQITGGEPALREDLVDIIKILKAEKIDHVQLNTNGIRLATEPEFAKRVRRAGVSTVYMSFDGVTSKTNPKNHWEAPYAVDNCRAAGLGIVLVPTVMRTVNDHELGSIIRYAQRNIDVIRSVNFQPVSLVGRTPKKERMKLRITIPDCMQRVEEQTEGEIPVSSWFPIPACTPVSHFVEALTKKTEYQLTTHFACGAGTYVFKDGDRLVPISTFVDIDGLMEYLREKAADLKKGSSKVLVGAKVLARLGSFVDLKKQPEGLSIPRLLFNALVKHDYRALGQFHKRSLFLGMMHFQDKYNYDIERVKRCDIHYLTPGSGIIPFCAFNVIPEWYRDRIQKAHGLPTEQWEEKSGQRLEDSLYRGELRRLAHHANCGCPKAGKIVKPEDNSFCAYDQN